A region of uncultured Anaeromusa sp. DNA encodes the following proteins:
- a CDS encoding aminotransferase class III-fold pyridoxal phosphate-dependent enzyme encodes MMTGEMVKEQDLQYNLHSWSKQGALNPIPVAKSEGVYFWDYEGRRYTDMSSQLVNMNLGHGNTAIVKAIQEQAEKLAFIAPSYAVESRSILAKMIIELMPDNVGKVFFTNGGADANENAVKMARMVTGRNKVFSRYRSYHGSTYGAGNLTGEPRRYPLEPGIPGFVKFFDPYLYRESIPFASEEEGAAYYVSKLREQIEYEGPQNVAAIVLETVTGSNGVIIPPNGYLKGVRKICDDYGIMMICDEVMAGFGRTGKMFAFEHWDVKPDLISFAKGVTCGYVPLGGVAVSKEIAAYFDDHTLLCGLTYSGHPLACAAGVATLQQYQELDILGKVEKTGATLGRLLDTMLEKHACVGDVRYLGLFSAIELVKNKATKEPLVAYGKDPQGLMGRIIKMLAAKGFMTYSHENMILVAPPLVITEEQLRENMAIMDEVLTTVDKEFLTV; translated from the coding sequence ATGATGACAGGAGAAATGGTAAAAGAGCAAGATTTGCAGTATAATCTGCATTCTTGGTCTAAACAAGGAGCGCTCAATCCGATTCCCGTCGCTAAAAGCGAAGGAGTTTATTTTTGGGATTATGAAGGACGTCGTTATACTGACATGTCTTCGCAGTTGGTAAATATGAATTTGGGACATGGCAATACCGCCATTGTAAAAGCTATTCAAGAACAAGCCGAGAAATTGGCGTTTATTGCCCCAAGCTATGCGGTGGAGTCTCGCTCCATTCTGGCAAAAATGATTATTGAGTTGATGCCGGACAATGTGGGAAAAGTCTTTTTTACAAACGGTGGCGCCGATGCAAACGAGAATGCCGTTAAGATGGCCCGCATGGTTACCGGACGCAACAAGGTATTCAGTCGTTATCGCAGCTATCACGGTTCTACGTATGGTGCTGGTAATTTGACAGGGGAGCCGCGGAGGTATCCGTTAGAGCCTGGAATTCCAGGCTTTGTAAAATTTTTCGATCCTTATTTGTATCGTGAAAGCATTCCCTTTGCTAGCGAGGAAGAAGGAGCAGCCTACTATGTTTCCAAGTTGCGCGAACAGATTGAATACGAAGGGCCACAAAATGTGGCGGCCATTGTTTTAGAGACAGTCACTGGCTCTAACGGTGTCATTATTCCTCCAAATGGATATCTTAAAGGCGTACGGAAGATTTGCGATGATTACGGCATTATGATGATTTGCGACGAAGTGATGGCTGGATTCGGGAGAACCGGGAAAATGTTCGCCTTTGAACACTGGGATGTCAAACCTGATTTGATTTCTTTTGCGAAAGGCGTCACTTGTGGATACGTACCCCTGGGTGGTGTGGCGGTCAGTAAAGAAATTGCCGCTTACTTTGACGATCATACGCTTTTGTGTGGGTTGACGTATAGCGGTCATCCGCTAGCTTGCGCTGCTGGCGTAGCAACTTTGCAACAATATCAAGAATTGGATATTTTGGGAAAAGTAGAGAAAACAGGCGCGACGCTCGGGCGCTTGTTGGATACTATGTTAGAGAAACATGCCTGTGTAGGAGATGTGCGCTATTTGGGCTTATTTTCCGCAATTGAGCTAGTCAAAAATAAAGCAACCAAAGAACCTTTGGTTGCCTACGGGAAGGACCCTCAAGGACTGATGGGCCGGATTATTAAAATGCTGGCGGCTAAAGGCTTCATGACGTACTCTCATGAAAATATGATTTTAGTAGCACCGCCGCTGGTGATTACGGAAGAGCAGTTACGGGAAAATATGGCGATTATGGATGAAGTGTTGACAACAGTGGATAAAGAATTTTTAACTGTTTAA
- a CDS encoding ABC transporter substrate-binding protein has protein sequence MLKKWIGISLLSMAVLAAGCGGPGSSKEIKIGGNLEMTGNTASYGQSMANGIKLALKEVNADGGVLGKQVTFVVADNKSEPSESANAMTKLLTQDKVSLVLGAGASSNTIAGAQIAVSNKTPFITPFSTNPKVTVDNGKVNEFAFRACFIDPFQGTVMATFATQTLKAKKAAIYIDNSADYSKGLAQFFEESFVKAGGEIIAKEAYLQKDQDFKATLTKLKATNPDVLFVPGYYEDVGKIIKQAREMGITVPIIGGDGWDSSKLVDIAGAEALNNTFFSNHYATDDKSPQIVKFIEAYTKEYGQAPDAPAVLGYDAAYMAIDAIKRANSAEPMKVRDALAQTKELQLVTGKISLDGQHNPVKSAVVIEFKNGKQTYKTTINP, from the coding sequence ATGTTAAAAAAATGGATCGGTATTTCATTATTGAGTATGGCTGTTTTAGCCGCCGGTTGCGGCGGACCAGGAAGCTCCAAAGAAATAAAAATTGGCGGAAATTTGGAAATGACGGGTAATACGGCGAGTTACGGGCAATCAATGGCTAACGGTATTAAGCTAGCGCTTAAAGAAGTCAACGCCGACGGAGGCGTTTTAGGAAAACAAGTGACGTTTGTTGTCGCCGATAATAAATCGGAACCGTCGGAGTCCGCCAACGCTATGACCAAATTGTTGACGCAGGATAAAGTGTCGTTGGTTTTGGGCGCTGGGGCCAGTTCCAATACGATTGCGGGAGCGCAGATTGCTGTTAGCAATAAGACTCCTTTTATTACTCCCTTTTCTACAAATCCTAAGGTAACGGTTGATAATGGCAAAGTAAATGAGTTTGCATTCCGAGCTTGTTTCATTGATCCTTTCCAGGGGACCGTTATGGCGACCTTTGCTACGCAAACGCTAAAAGCGAAAAAAGCGGCCATTTATATTGATAATAGCGCTGATTATTCTAAGGGGCTGGCGCAATTTTTTGAGGAAAGCTTTGTGAAAGCTGGCGGTGAAATCATTGCCAAAGAAGCGTATCTTCAGAAAGACCAGGATTTTAAAGCGACTTTGACAAAGTTGAAAGCTACGAATCCGGATGTTCTCTTTGTGCCTGGATATTATGAAGATGTAGGAAAGATTATCAAACAAGCTAGAGAAATGGGGATTACGGTTCCAATTATTGGGGGCGATGGCTGGGATTCTTCCAAATTGGTTGATATTGCCGGTGCGGAGGCACTAAACAATACCTTCTTCTCCAATCATTACGCTACAGATGACAAAAGTCCGCAGATTGTTAAATTTATCGAAGCGTATACCAAAGAATACGGTCAAGCACCGGACGCTCCCGCTGTCTTGGGCTATGACGCGGCGTACATGGCTATTGACGCCATTAAACGTGCTAATAGTGCGGAACCTATGAAGGTTCGCGACGCCTTGGCGCAGACGAAAGAACTGCAATTAGTAACTGGAAAGATATCGCTGGACGGGCAGCACAATCCGGTAAAGAGCGCTGTAGTTATCGAATTTAAAAACGGCAAGCAGACTTATAAAACAACAATAAACCCTTAA
- a CDS encoding MATE family efflux transporter, with product MKQTFTWKQKLRQLLSVMLPVLITQISLSAMNFFDTTMSGHASRQDLAGVAIGSNLWLPVYTGLTGVLLAVMPMVAQLHGARRPQDMPAVVVQGLYLSVLLAAVTTAVGWFVLPAALQSMGLEAEVERIALEFLGAISLGMVPLFAGSVLRCFIDALGYTRVTMLVTLGALPVNIILNYALIFGHFGLPKLGGVGAGYASAVTYWLILLAAVWVVYRLPPFYQYGIFDKWQAPSPAMWKAQLRLGLPLGTAIFCETSIFGVVAVFMAAFGTLTIAAHQAAINFAGLVYMLPLSMSMALTIVVGFEVGAGRWRDARQYAGLGIVVALVAASFCALGLWAGNAQVAALYTKDESVLQLTREFLLYAAFFQLSDAVAAPIQGILRGYKEVTVPFVVALVSYWGLALPVGMVLSKSSWGPFGYWVGFIVGLAVGAVALALRLRSVQTKRAVLGSSQTDARVE from the coding sequence ATGAAGCAAACCTTTACCTGGAAGCAAAAACTGCGGCAACTGCTGTCGGTAATGCTGCCGGTGTTGATTACTCAAATTTCCTTGAGTGCAATGAACTTTTTTGATACCACTATGTCTGGCCACGCCAGCCGGCAAGACTTGGCTGGCGTAGCTATTGGCAGTAATTTATGGCTGCCCGTATATACCGGCCTCACAGGGGTCTTGTTGGCAGTTATGCCGATGGTGGCACAACTGCATGGAGCCAGACGTCCTCAAGACATGCCGGCAGTCGTAGTGCAGGGCTTATACTTATCGGTGCTGCTGGCGGCGGTGACAACGGCAGTTGGCTGGTTTGTTTTGCCGGCGGCATTGCAGTCTATGGGCTTGGAAGCAGAGGTAGAAAGAATCGCTCTTGAATTTTTGGGGGCTATTTCGTTGGGTATGGTGCCGCTGTTTGCGGGTTCGGTGCTGCGGTGCTTTATCGATGCGTTGGGCTATACACGGGTTACCATGCTGGTGACGCTAGGGGCGCTGCCAGTCAATATTATTTTGAACTATGCATTGATTTTTGGCCATTTCGGGCTTCCTAAATTGGGCGGCGTAGGGGCTGGTTATGCCTCGGCAGTAACATATTGGCTTATTTTGCTGGCGGCAGTTTGGGTGGTGTACCGGTTGCCGCCTTTTTATCAGTATGGGATTTTTGACAAATGGCAAGCGCCGTCGCCAGCTATGTGGAAAGCGCAGCTGCGGTTGGGGCTGCCGCTGGGAACAGCGATTTTTTGCGAGACAAGCATCTTTGGAGTTGTTGCGGTCTTTATGGCTGCTTTTGGTACTTTGACGATTGCCGCTCATCAAGCGGCAATCAATTTTGCTGGGTTGGTCTATATGCTGCCTTTAAGCATGAGTATGGCCTTGACCATTGTGGTTGGCTTTGAGGTAGGTGCTGGACGCTGGCGTGACGCCAGACAATACGCCGGGTTAGGCATTGTCGTGGCTCTGGTGGCGGCTTCGTTTTGCGCGTTAGGTTTGTGGGCCGGCAACGCGCAGGTAGCCGCTTTGTACACGAAAGACGAAAGTGTGCTGCAATTGACTCGTGAATTTTTATTATATGCGGCGTTTTTTCAGCTCTCTGATGCGGTGGCAGCGCCGATACAGGGCATTTTGCGAGGATACAAAGAAGTGACAGTGCCTTTTGTGGTGGCCTTGGTTTCGTATTGGGGCCTTGCTTTGCCGGTAGGCATGGTGTTGTCGAAGTCATCTTGGGGTCCATTTGGTTATTGGGTGGGCTTTATTGTTGGCTTGGCGGTAGGGGCGGTGGCTTTGGCTTTGCGCCTAAGAAGCGTGCAAACTAAGAGGGCTGTTTTAGGGAGCAGCCAAACGGATGCAAGGGTGGAGTGA
- a CDS encoding iron-containing alcohol dehydrogenase has product METAMFLCTPKVMHGEGVLREIAPQLALLGKKPLILIGGGSFRRSGALDALLISVQGDYALFEGVPSDPDVATVEASAKAYIAAKCDYLIAAGGGSVLDAAKAAGLLIANGGNIADYETTAPQKASPPLVAIPTTAGTGSEVTKWTIITDSARKKKMAIGHESLMPALAVLDPELTISIPPSVTAATGMDALTHAIEAYLSDKATPLSDIWSLAAIKLIAKNLLIAVEEPQDRTARGAMLLGQFCAGLAFNNSSVALVHAMSRPLGAYYGVPHGEANAMLLPIVLKYNQGERQERYGVMAEAMELAAAEPTAVVQYVAGLLDRLPLKKKLSDYGVQEEDLSKMARDAYNNGSAKVNPRKPLELEVVALYKSIY; this is encoded by the coding sequence ATGGAGACGGCTATGTTTTTGTGTACACCAAAAGTGATGCATGGTGAAGGCGTGCTGCGCGAGATAGCTCCGCAACTGGCACTTTTGGGGAAAAAGCCGCTGATTTTAATTGGCGGCGGATCTTTTCGACGCAGCGGCGCATTGGATGCCTTACTTATCTCGGTGCAAGGGGACTACGCGCTATTTGAGGGGGTTCCTTCCGACCCGGATGTGGCGACGGTAGAGGCGAGTGCTAAGGCATATATTGCTGCTAAGTGCGATTACCTCATCGCGGCTGGGGGCGGCAGCGTGCTGGATGCGGCGAAAGCTGCGGGCTTGCTGATTGCCAACGGCGGAAATATTGCAGATTATGAAACGACAGCTCCACAAAAAGCAAGCCCACCGTTGGTTGCGATTCCGACGACGGCTGGTACCGGCAGTGAAGTGACGAAATGGACGATTATTACTGATTCGGCGCGCAAAAAGAAAATGGCGATTGGTCATGAAAGCTTGATGCCAGCGTTAGCGGTGCTGGATCCAGAATTGACGATATCGATACCGCCTTCCGTTACGGCAGCGACCGGCATGGATGCGTTGACGCACGCAATCGAAGCGTATTTATCGGATAAGGCGACGCCGCTGAGTGATATATGGAGTTTGGCGGCTATAAAGTTGATTGCAAAAAATTTACTTATTGCTGTGGAGGAACCGCAAGACCGTACGGCCCGAGGTGCTATGTTGCTAGGGCAGTTTTGCGCCGGCTTGGCTTTTAATAATTCCTCGGTGGCCTTAGTGCATGCTATGTCTCGGCCATTAGGAGCATATTATGGAGTGCCGCATGGAGAAGCAAACGCCATGCTGTTGCCGATCGTACTGAAATATAACCAAGGAGAACGGCAAGAACGGTATGGAGTGATGGCAGAGGCGATGGAGCTTGCTGCGGCAGAACCCACAGCAGTTGTACAGTATGTAGCAGGGTTACTGGACCGACTGCCTTTGAAAAAGAAGTTGAGCGATTATGGGGTGCAAGAGGAAGATTTGTCTAAGATGGCCCGAGATGCCTATAACAACGGCAGCGCTAAAGTCAATCCGCGTAAGCCGTTAGAATTGGAAGTAGTTGCTTTATACAAGAGCATTTATTGA
- a CDS encoding EamA family transporter, translated as MLDKKKAYWYLTITVCAWGSLYVVSKVVLAQLPVVTTLFMRYLIAGVALFFVVRKSGFERIARADYKYIFFIGFVGYFLSIAAQLWGIQLANASLAALVNALNPVCILVLALIFLKEKIRAYQLVAVVAAMAGIYIVVGGAAGEDQLAGAIASLVSVLFWSLMSVLVRKITRKYSPVVVTAYGIWIALACALPASLYELSQTEVHWDWGLVPALVYLGLICTALPHVLWNQSLSILEAGRCALFYPLQPMTAALLGWMFLNESLSISFLLGAVLIVGGVLISVLGERFA; from the coding sequence TTGTTAGATAAGAAAAAAGCGTATTGGTATTTAACGATAACCGTATGCGCTTGGGGCAGTCTGTATGTGGTCAGCAAAGTGGTGCTGGCGCAACTGCCGGTAGTGACTACCTTGTTTATGCGCTACCTCATCGCCGGGGTGGCGTTGTTTTTTGTTGTGCGTAAGTCTGGTTTTGAACGTATTGCGCGCGCTGACTACAAATACATTTTCTTTATCGGCTTTGTCGGTTATTTCTTATCGATTGCGGCGCAACTGTGGGGGATTCAATTAGCGAATGCTTCTTTAGCGGCCTTGGTGAACGCCTTGAATCCGGTTTGTATTTTAGTCTTAGCGCTCATCTTTTTGAAAGAAAAAATACGAGCGTATCAGCTAGTTGCGGTAGTTGCCGCTATGGCGGGGATCTATATTGTTGTAGGCGGGGCGGCAGGGGAAGACCAGTTGGCAGGTGCCATAGCGTCTCTTGTTTCTGTTTTGTTCTGGTCGTTGATGAGTGTGCTGGTACGCAAAATTACTCGTAAATACAGTCCGGTTGTCGTGACGGCGTATGGGATTTGGATTGCCTTGGCATGTGCGCTTCCTGCCAGTTTGTATGAGCTGTCGCAGACGGAAGTGCACTGGGATTGGGGGCTTGTACCCGCCTTGGTGTATCTTGGGTTGATTTGCACCGCGCTGCCACATGTGCTTTGGAATCAAAGCCTATCCATACTGGAAGCAGGGCGCTGTGCCTTGTTTTATCCCTTGCAGCCTATGACGGCGGCGTTGTTAGGCTGGATGTTCTTGAATGAATCTCTCAGCATTAGTTTTTTGCTGGGAGCGGTTCTAATTGTGGGCGGGGTGCTGATTAGTGTTTTGGGAGAACGCTTTGCATGA
- a CDS encoding sigma-70 family RNA polymerase sigma factor — MQEEADLINKAQAGDREAVNALVALHWQPLYRYLAYKVGDREEAKELSQETWLRLVRALPQYQQNGASFKSFLYRIAGNLVVDHWRKNGRKPVLVELEECQRLLPVEEGPEAWTLRQERQNVLQEVMGELPHEQRQTLEWRLLAGLSVKETAVALGKSEGAVKMLQLRALEQVRKRLVVRGFLEKEEVRK, encoded by the coding sequence GTGCAGGAAGAAGCGGATTTGATTAATAAGGCCCAGGCGGGAGACCGTGAGGCAGTGAACGCCTTAGTGGCGCTGCATTGGCAGCCTTTATACCGTTATTTGGCCTACAAGGTGGGTGACAGGGAGGAAGCCAAGGAGCTGTCGCAAGAAACTTGGTTGCGTCTTGTGCGCGCGTTGCCGCAATACCAGCAGAACGGAGCATCCTTCAAAAGCTTTTTGTATCGAATTGCAGGCAATCTGGTGGTGGACCATTGGCGTAAGAACGGCAGAAAGCCAGTGCTGGTGGAGCTGGAAGAATGTCAACGACTGCTGCCGGTTGAAGAAGGCCCGGAAGCCTGGACGTTGCGGCAAGAGCGGCAAAACGTTTTGCAAGAAGTGATGGGCGAACTGCCTCATGAACAGCGACAAACGCTGGAGTGGCGACTGTTGGCAGGGCTTTCAGTTAAGGAAACGGCGGTGGCGTTGGGCAAGTCCGAAGGCGCAGTTAAGATGCTGCAGTTGCGGGCGTTGGAGCAAGTGCGGAAGCGTTTGGTGGTGCGGGGGTTTTTAGAGAAGGAGGAGGTGAGGAAGTGA
- a CDS encoding PucR family transcriptional regulator ligand-binding domain-containing protein: MAIRLGRLYKQTRKLYQMELVAGARNLDNLVNWVHMIEDVEVADFLHGSELVFTTGIAQRHEGWLNEFVQGLVKHNASGLVVNVGPYIKRVPPETSAYCQELGLPLFTVPWNVRLVDVTQDICRRIFQSEQTEMTVSAAFKNAIFFPADSEKYMAQLESHGFSGKNDYCVIVLAGERLGGDESLSLWRFAAENTISRLAEKYSVFKHGGQLVLILAGLSESEQEICAERLGALGEKPGYGSIYAGVGRSQNGIVNLARSYQQALAAVKMAKQRQCSKAFYRELGIYKLLLSGEQKMVLQELYEETLGRLAAYDAAHRTDYLEVLRCYLEQDGSVQAVAKLTYVHRNTINYKLKKIRELTGCDLAGSEDRLQLMLALKIREVLF; this comes from the coding sequence GTGGCGATTCGTTTAGGAAGGCTATATAAGCAGACTCGTAAGTTGTATCAGATGGAGCTGGTGGCTGGAGCGCGAAATCTGGATAATTTAGTGAATTGGGTTCACATGATTGAAGATGTAGAAGTAGCTGATTTTCTGCATGGCAGTGAACTCGTATTTACTACGGGAATTGCGCAGCGACACGAAGGTTGGTTGAATGAATTTGTGCAAGGGCTTGTGAAGCACAATGCCAGTGGCCTAGTGGTGAACGTAGGCCCCTATATAAAAAGGGTTCCGCCGGAAACAAGCGCTTATTGTCAGGAATTGGGCTTGCCGCTTTTTACTGTGCCTTGGAATGTTCGCCTAGTAGATGTGACACAAGATATTTGTCGGCGTATTTTTCAAAGCGAACAGACTGAAATGACAGTTTCCGCAGCGTTTAAAAACGCTATTTTTTTTCCAGCGGACAGCGAGAAGTATATGGCGCAGTTGGAAAGCCATGGCTTTTCGGGAAAAAACGATTATTGCGTAATCGTTTTGGCGGGAGAACGGCTCGGAGGGGACGAAAGCCTTTCCTTGTGGCGCTTTGCAGCGGAAAATACGATTAGCCGACTGGCGGAGAAATATAGCGTATTTAAGCATGGGGGGCAGTTGGTGCTTATTTTAGCAGGCTTGTCAGAGTCGGAGCAGGAGATTTGCGCGGAAAGACTTGGGGCGCTTGGCGAAAAACCTGGTTACGGCAGTATCTATGCGGGCGTGGGCCGGAGTCAAAACGGAATTGTGAATTTAGCGCGTAGCTATCAACAGGCGTTGGCGGCGGTGAAAATGGCTAAGCAACGCCAGTGTTCCAAAGCATTTTATCGAGAGTTGGGAATTTACAAATTGCTCTTGTCGGGAGAGCAAAAAATGGTGCTGCAGGAGTTGTATGAGGAAACCTTGGGACGACTTGCAGCGTATGATGCGGCGCACAGAACGGATTATCTTGAAGTGCTGCGCTGTTATCTAGAACAAGATGGCAGCGTGCAGGCTGTAGCTAAGCTGACATATGTTCATCGGAATACCATCAATTATAAGCTTAAGAAAATACGGGAGCTTACAGGTTGTGATTTGGCAGGCAGTGAAGATCGTCTGCAGTTGATGTTGGCTTTGAAAATTAGGGAAGTGCTGTTTTAA
- a CDS encoding 2-phosphosulfolactate phosphatase, translating into MKLDVCFRPAEVQGLDLRETLCIVLDIFRATTCMTTGMKNGCKAIIPVLSLEDARQAAQDQAEPVLLAGERQSLRLEGCELGNSPFDYAAEVVGGRIVVATTSNGTVAIKATDGAYRTLIGSFLNASAICKEAAQSGKDVLVVCAGTDGLFSLEDSLCAGLMLRLLSQMQPEAELTDAARAAIMLYAGAETCLLETAVVSRNGQRLQDLNRMEDVRRCFEIDAVPVVPEYRGGVITCIGNH; encoded by the coding sequence ATGAAATTGGATGTGTGTTTTCGACCGGCGGAAGTGCAGGGCTTGGATTTAAGGGAAACGCTCTGCATTGTGCTGGATATTTTCCGGGCGACGACTTGCATGACTACAGGGATGAAAAATGGCTGTAAGGCGATTATTCCTGTGCTTTCGCTGGAAGATGCCCGGCAAGCGGCGCAAGACCAAGCGGAGCCGGTGCTTTTGGCTGGCGAACGGCAGTCGTTGCGGTTGGAGGGCTGTGAACTGGGGAATTCTCCTTTTGATTATGCGGCGGAAGTAGTGGGGGGCCGTATTGTGGTGGCTACGACAAGTAACGGTACGGTGGCTATTAAAGCGACGGACGGCGCGTATCGGACATTGATCGGCTCCTTTTTAAACGCCTCGGCGATTTGCAAAGAGGCGGCGCAAAGCGGCAAGGACGTGCTTGTGGTTTGCGCTGGTACGGATGGTTTATTTTCTTTGGAAGATTCCTTGTGCGCCGGACTGATGCTGCGGCTCTTGTCCCAAATGCAGCCGGAAGCGGAGTTGACTGACGCGGCTCGGGCGGCGATAATGTTATACGCGGGCGCGGAGACTTGCCTTTTGGAAACGGCGGTTGTCAGCCGCAACGGACAGCGGCTGCAGGACCTCAACCGAATGGAAGATGTCCGCCGTTGCTTTGAAATTGATGCGGTTCCGGTAGTGCCGGAATACCGTGGCGGCGTGATAACTTGTATCGGGAACCACTAA
- a CDS encoding acyl-CoA thioesterase gives MSSKKTSSESQLVISEVMMPSQANVAGNIHGGEIMKLMDSTAYAAARRYARSNVVTARVDELEFHLPIFIGDLVICTAQVVFAGKSSMEVAVNVEVEDLECEGRKKALSAFFTMVSLDKKARPNMVPELILETSEEEVAFGEGKRRYEEYKARKKKRG, from the coding sequence ATGAGTAGCAAGAAAACATCCAGTGAATCACAGTTGGTAATCAGCGAAGTGATGATGCCTAGCCAGGCTAATGTGGCGGGTAATATTCATGGCGGCGAAATTATGAAATTGATGGACTCCACAGCGTATGCGGCTGCACGGCGCTATGCCCGGTCTAATGTGGTGACGGCGCGTGTAGATGAATTAGAATTTCACCTGCCGATTTTTATAGGAGATTTGGTTATCTGTACGGCCCAAGTGGTTTTTGCCGGCAAGTCCTCCATGGAAGTGGCGGTTAATGTGGAAGTGGAAGATTTGGAATGCGAAGGCCGCAAGAAAGCGCTTTCGGCTTTCTTCACTATGGTTTCCCTGGACAAGAAGGCTCGGCCCAATATGGTACCGGAACTGATTTTGGAAACGTCGGAAGAAGAGGTAGCCTTCGGCGAAGGAAAACGCCGCTATGAAGAGTACAAGGCGAGGAAAAAGAAAAGAGGATGA
- a CDS encoding SEC-C metal-binding domain-containing protein, giving the protein MKETAKDSAAQVSLQEEEAKKAEQEAAKQEEKRWRHTYSDRPELSAALAGSTMPELTLLRQNMGLTGVSSLKKQELVPVLAEALLLRAPALFQLLDLVQYQWLKKTIATGGLHFVGEEDDHLWREMETVGWVFRGIFPEGKAVFLPPEFAALFERFDKDGLGQVAARNEQWTRLTKGMLHYYGVLSSEEIKTFLEALTGKEVVEEEVLGVLSWYRLYSDGDIACGEGLWWDWRVDEVEAVRQEQEIRSTLPFASFSYEQLYAVGQTDFVESYPAFQELLEVFQANWELDRQVARELAAYSVEMIRNDKDVSLLLQELGEALEFPNMEVVQELTKALISLHNETPLWVLKGHAPQELRLQGVEDRHLDLIKKKQPVVNADKIGRNELCPCGSGKKYKKCCGAN; this is encoded by the coding sequence ATGAAAGAAACAGCAAAGGATAGCGCAGCGCAGGTGAGTTTGCAAGAAGAAGAGGCAAAAAAAGCAGAACAAGAAGCGGCCAAGCAAGAAGAAAAGCGCTGGCGCCATACGTATAGCGACAGGCCGGAGCTGAGCGCAGCGCTGGCAGGCAGCACGATGCCGGAGCTTACGCTGCTTCGCCAAAATATGGGCCTTACAGGCGTTAGCTCGCTGAAAAAGCAGGAACTGGTTCCGGTTTTGGCGGAGGCACTGCTGCTGCGGGCTCCTGCGTTGTTTCAACTGTTGGACTTGGTGCAATATCAATGGCTGAAGAAGACGATTGCTACCGGAGGACTGCATTTTGTCGGTGAGGAAGACGACCATCTTTGGCGGGAAATGGAAACAGTTGGATGGGTATTCCGAGGTATATTTCCTGAAGGGAAAGCGGTCTTTTTGCCGCCGGAGTTTGCAGCGCTGTTTGAACGTTTTGATAAAGACGGATTAGGCCAGGTTGCTGCCCGCAATGAGCAGTGGACCCGTTTGACAAAAGGTATGCTCCATTACTACGGTGTATTGTCTTCAGAAGAAATAAAAACGTTTTTAGAGGCTCTTACCGGCAAAGAAGTAGTGGAAGAAGAAGTACTGGGAGTGTTGTCCTGGTATCGTTTGTATAGCGACGGCGATATTGCTTGCGGCGAAGGACTCTGGTGGGATTGGCGTGTTGATGAAGTGGAAGCTGTTCGTCAAGAACAGGAAATTCGTAGCACCTTACCCTTTGCGTCGTTTTCGTATGAGCAATTGTATGCCGTAGGACAGACTGATTTTGTTGAGTCTTATCCTGCCTTTCAAGAGCTGTTAGAAGTTTTTCAGGCCAATTGGGAACTGGATCGACAGGTGGCCCGGGAATTGGCTGCATACAGTGTGGAAATGATTCGCAATGACAAGGATGTGTCCTTATTGTTGCAAGAATTGGGCGAGGCGTTGGAGTTTCCTAACATGGAAGTAGTGCAAGAACTTACGAAAGCCCTGATTTCTTTGCATAATGAAACTCCGCTATGGGTCCTGAAAGGACATGCGCCACAAGAGTTGCGCTTGCAGGGAGTAGAGGATCGTCATTTGGATCTGATTAAGAAAAAACAACCTGTGGTGAATGCCGATAAAATTGGACGCAATGAACTGTGTCCGTGCGGCAGCGGTAAGAAATACAAAAAATGCTGCGGTGCAAACTAA